The Phaseolus vulgaris cultivar G19833 chromosome 10, P. vulgaris v2.0, whole genome shotgun sequence DNA window ATTGAACTTGATAAACTATCTTTCCATCTTATTCACTATATCTATGGATGATTTTAGTCTcctcatattttaatatttctgtAGATTCCACTATGTATTTCTCTTATATAGATAATTGATCGTCGATATAATCTTCTCGACAATAACACTTATGTAAGTTTAAGGCGaggttttaaaatttaaagcaGATTGATTCACTTTTGATGTTTAAATGAGTTCTTTTGAAGGTAAAAGCGTTTCTCCTTCCAAATTGCATaactaattttgaaaataaaaaatttagttgtGATTTTGCAAGTACTACTAATGAGTTGCCTTAAATCGTTGTTCTAAATGATTGCTTTTACTGTTTCCAGTGGTTTTTTATTCTCGATAGATTCAGGGAAAAATTGGAAGAATACTGTGCAGAGATTCTGATTTAATAGCAGAGCAATAGAGCATCCATATGGAGCTACGGGGTTGTGGTCATCTTCATTTTATTCAGGCTATTAAAGGTGGTTTACTTTCAAAAGTCCCTAATGTTGCTCGTGGACAACcaaaacttaaatttaaaaaaatcacagaCATATATGATAATGTCTTATTGTCTCATGGTGATGGAATGGCTGAAAGATCATGTTATGGTGAAATTGAGGAAACCAATCCTGATGCTTCAGTATGCACTgttgatgaagatgatgatgatcaGATAATGTATAACTTGGATGATGACGACTTCGACAATTTCACCCTAAGCCAAGTTAAAGAAAGTTGCAAAGCAAAGAAGAGAAAACGCGCACAAGATCTTGAGTCTTCTAGAAGAAACATAAAAATTGAAGATTCATTTCTGGAGGACTCCAGTGAGGAGCAAATGACAGCTGATGATGATTCTGATTTCATGGAGACTCTCAGTAGCTGGAAATCTAAACTGTCAAATAATATTACGGCCAAGAAGAAAAGATGCTTCGAAAAAACAATCTCTAATACCCAAGATGTTATGCTAGTTGTCAAATCTGAAGAGATCCTAGACAGTCAAGATTTCCTACCCTCTAGTGAAGATATCCAAAACGGTCAAAATTTCCCACCCTCTAGCAAAGAGGTCCTAGACTGTCGAGTGTCCTCACCCTCTATTGAAGAGACCCAAGAATGTCAAGATTTCTCACCCTCTTGTGAGGAGATCCAAGACAGTCACGAGTTCCCACCCTCCAGTGAAGAGATTGAAAACAATAAAGAGATCATATTATTTAGTGGAGATTCAGCTGCCCTTATTGAAGTGAAATCTGATGTTCCTGAAACTGACTGTTTTGGTGGTCCAGATGACTATTCTATTATAGAAGTACAAGAAGCAGAGACAATCTATGCATGGAATTTGGAGagtgaattgaaaaatgaacgGCAAAAGTGTGTTGATTTTCTTCCATTACGAATGGTGAGCCCCTTCAATATGGATCTTGTGATAAGTAATTCTCAACTAAGCAACGGCCAGTTTCCGGACATGCCTGCTATAGAATTCGAAAGTAAAGAGTGTGTCATCCATTCAGGTCTCCATTACATCGCCCCACAAGTAATCTCTCTAGTTGAAGATCATAACTCTGATATTCATTACAGTCAACCAGATGGTGACGCTGACACTGCAGTCACCCTACGTAATGTGGCTACTCATAAAGACCTTGATTGCCTGAGTGTAGAGTTTAAAGATGATAATACTCTCCTCGGTGACTGCAGCAATGATGAATTTACAACTTGTGCTGAGGATCAGGTAGAAGTAGAACCCAGCCCTACTATGGAACATGGACTTAATGTTGATGGATGTCTGATTCGTTGCTCAGATGATCAACCTGAATATGAGGAAAAACAATCATTTACTTCTCTAAACAATGAATGTGATGGTAGGTCAAAGCTGCATCATCCTGAAAGGCTTTTATCAACAAGAAAGGTACAAATATcatcaataaaattatatgaCTTGATTTATATTATTGCTTCCTCTCATTAGTTGGTTTATCTTCAGGCAATCTCACCA harbors:
- the LOC137819226 gene encoding uncharacterized protein, translated to MELRGCGHLHFIQAIKGGLLSKVPNVARGQPKLKFKKITDIYDNVLLSHGDGMAERSCYGEIEETNPDASVCTVDEDDDDQIMYNLDDDDFDNFTLSQVKESCKAKKRKRAQDLESSRRNIKIEDSFLEDSSEEQMTADDDSDFMETLSSWKSKLSNNITAKKKRCFEKTISNTQDVMLVVKSEEILDSQDFLPSSEDIQNGQNFPPSSKEVLDCRVSSPSIEETQECQDFSPSCEEIQDSHEFPPSSEEIENNKEIILFSGDSAALIEVKSDVPETDCFGGPDDYSIIEVQEAETIYAWNLESELKNERQKCVDFLPLRMVSPFNMDLVISNSQLSNGQFPDMPAIEFESKECVIHSGLHYIAPQVISLVEDHNSDIHYSQPDGDADTAVTLRNVATHKDLDCLSVEFKDDNTLLGDCSNDEFTTCAEDQVEVEPSPTMEHGLNVDGCLIRCSDDQPEYEEKQSFTSLNNECDGRSKLHHPERLLSTRKAISPSSQEKLCKAVESVDLNHKIKLKCKGKICFSEQTDKMNGTADGGDDITGAEFTDIPNKIRFIPRTKRVSHPKGISKIPHSSHQATRLACSSVQSCPKSAIAFTKQQMHDAECLAMRLTRELKSMKDIVDDMLRSEFCLNTSLRHKVNEARVAVKKATRAEEAAKRCLAFMSRDCSRFCKIMKLSDDGPPPPQEVVRKERKKIAFADEAGGRLCQVKFYEDDGVPLSESN